A single region of the Betta splendens chromosome 12, fBetSpl5.4, whole genome shotgun sequence genome encodes:
- the sema4d gene encoding semaphorin-4D isoform X1: protein MNQYSLSDAMTDKGNFTVPKLPDSNMGFGVLGVFLGLLLEVSTHGPHAVPRTSWRHQDLDLMEFSEPGIFNYSTLLLSEERDALYVGAREAIFELSKKNVTVRNNKVEWTVEERPMRMCMLKGKSKERDCLNYIRVLQVLDNEQLYVCGTHAFQPKCDHLNLADFTLEGRAADGRGKCSFDPSQSFTTVMVDGELYSGTAYNFLGSEPIISRYSPYQSLLRTEYSTSWLNEPSFVFADVIREGRNQADGEDDKIYYFFTEVSVEYEFFGKLLIPRVARVCKGDLGGQRTLQKKWTSFLKAKLVCSMPELNFVFNVVHDVFILKGTEWKDTVIYGAFTSQWGNVGLSAVCAYNLSAVEDVFSKGKYMQKATVEQSHTKWVRYNGITPSPRPGACINNLMRQQNISSSLHLPDKTLQFVKDHPLLEDPVLPIGNGPRLITKDVNYTQIVVERVQALDKNIYDVIFTGTDKGVLHKSVVFDGEVHIVEEIQLLKDSEPIKNLLLSSETQSLYAGSDSGVVQAATAFCGKHPSCGDCVLARDPYCAWDPRAAACVSIRAASSQHLGRLIQSLKGDADKCPSVPNPPRKDYQRVTVIPGSSVELPCLAHSNLAQVTWKSNGSVLTEASRFHFLGESGLLIYSVAPEDQGHYECWSVEWAPAAGKNFTRLLAGYVLTLDLPPVPPQRTGPVATTTQETSSAHAAEGNGKALRAPLTSAIAPPTFTATVHLTSPPQTDSSLTPPPSSPSRFQPKHHLPPSASAPHPDSQDPAAEYLQHNNSAALLFLFLLFFLLFLAALAYNCYMQYLPAPCLRMRASLLGSHKSAPHPEYHACEGAETTTAAAATDKINMSEQPTRNGSQTSQNHRVLRDTGYETEPECGNGRIPSHSFEDYSQCQEKPFDVDCESQSIQFADADEPC from the exons aggaaACTTCACGGTGCCGAAGTTGCCGGACTCCAATATGGGATTTGGAGTTCTTGGAGTTTTTCTGGGACTGCTCCTAGAGGTGTCTACTCACGGACCCCACGCTGTGCCTCGAACCTCGTGGCGACACCAAG ACTTGGATCTGATGGAGTTTTCGGAGCCCGGGATCTTCAACTactccacgctgctgctgagtgaGGAGAGGGACGCGCTGTACGTGGGTGCGAGGGAGGCCATCTTTGAGCTCAGCAAGAAGAACGTGACCGTGAGAAACAACAAG GTTGAGTGGACTGTCGAAGAGCGACCTATGAGGATGTGCATGCTCAAAGGGAAATCAAAAGAG AGGGACTGCCTGAACTACATTCGAGTCCTGCAAGTTCTGGACAACGAGCAGCTGTACGTCTGCGGCACCCACGCCTTTCAGCCCAAGTGCGACCACTTG AACCTCGCTGACTTCACGCTGGAGGGTCGAGCGGCGGACGGCCGCGGAAAGTGCTCCTTTGACCCGTCCCAGAGCTTCACCACCGTCATGGTTG ATGGAGAGCTGTACTCGGGGACGGCGTATAACTTCTTGGGCAGTGAACCGATCATTTCCAGATACTCCCCGTACCAGTCGCTGCTCAGGACCGAGTACTCAACATCGTGGCTCAACG AGCCCAGTTTCGTTTTCGCCGACGTGATCAGAGAAGGGAGGAACCAAGCAGACGGCGAGGACGACAAAATCTACTATTTCTTCACCGAGGTGTCGGTGGAGTACGAGTTCTTTGGCAAGCTGCTCATCCCCAGGGTGGCGCGCGTCTGTAAG GGCGACCTTGGTGGACAGCGCACGCTGCAGAAGAAATGGACGTCCTTCCTGAAAGCGAAGCTGGTTTGCTCCATGCCTGAGCTCAACTTCGTCTTCAACGTGGTGCACGACGTCTTCATCCTGAAAGGCACCGAGTGGAAAGACACGGTCATCTACGGCGCCTTCACCTCCCAGTG GGGGAACGTGGGCTTGTCGGCGGTGTGCGCCTACAACCTGAGCGCGGTGGAGGACGTCTTCTCCAAAGGCAAGTACATGCAGAAGGCCACGGTGGAGCAGTCGCACACCAAGTGGGTGCGCTACAACGGCATCACTCCGTCTCCGCGCCCTGGAGCA TGTATTAACAACCTGATGCGgcagcagaacatcagcagCTCGCTCCACCTGCCGGACAAGACCCTGCAGTTTGTGAAGGACCACCCCCTGCTGGAGGATCCCGTGCTGCCCATCGGCAACGGGCCTCGCCTCATCACCAAAGACGTCAACTACACTCAGATTGTCGTGGAGAGGGTCCAAGCCCTGGATAAGAACATTTACGATGTCATCTTCACCGGAACAG ATAAAGGAGTCCTACACAAGTCTGTGGTGTTTGACGGAGAAGTTCATATTGTGGAGGAGATCCAGCTGCTGAAGGATTCTGAGCCCATCAAGAACCTGCTCCTGTCCTCCGAG acgCAGTCCCTGTACGCCGGCTCGGACTCGGGCGTCGTGCAGGCAGCCACGGCTTTCTGCGGGAAGCATCCGTCCTGTGGCGACTGCGTTCTGGCTCGAGACCCCTACTGCGCCTGGGACCCCCGCGCCGCAGCCTGTGTGTCTATACGTGCAGCCTCCAGCCAGCATCTGGG gagACTAATCCAGAGTCTTAAAGGTGATGCAGACAAGTGTCCCTCAG TACCAAACCCGCCTCGAAAGGACTACCAGCGTGTGACGGTGATACCGGGGAGCTCCGTTGAGCTGCCGTGCCTCGCGCACTCCAACCTAGCGCAGGTCACGTGGAAGTCCAACGGCTCCGTTCTCACCGAAGCCTCTCGCTTCCACTTCTTAGGCGAAAGCGGCCTCCTCATTTACAGCGTGGCCCCCGAGGATCAAGGCCACTACGAGTGCTGGTCAGTGGAGTGGGCCCCCGCTGCCGGCAAGAACTTCACCCGCCTCCTGGCTGGGTACGTTCTGACTCTGGATCTGCCTCCCGTGCCCCCACAGCGGACGGGCCCCGTCGCCACCACCACCCAGGAGACCTCGAGCGCGCACGCTGCTGAAGGTAATGGTAAGGCGCTCAGAGCTCCACTAACTTCGGCCATTGCCCCTCCCACCTTCACTGCCACAGTCCACCTTACCTCCCCGCCCCAGACTGACTCATCACTAACCCCGCCCCCGAGCAGCCCAAGCAGGTTCCAACCGAAGCATCATCTTCCCCCAAGCGCCAGTGCTCCCCATCCCGACAGCCAGGACCCTGCGGCCGAGTATttgcagcacaacaacagcgccgccctcctcttcctcttcctcctgttcttcctgctcttcctggcTGCACTGGCCTACAACTGCTACATGCAGTACCTGCCGGCCCCTTGTCTGCGCATGCGAGCCTCTCTGCTGGGCAGCCACAAGAGCGCCCCCCACCCCGAGTATCACGCCTGCGAAGGGGCGGAGacgacgacggcggcggcggcgacggacAAAATCAACATGAGCGAGCAGCCGACGCGGAACGGCAGCCAGACGAGCCAGAACCACCGGGTGCTCCGCGACACCGGGTACGAGACGGAGCCGGAGTGCGGCAACGGCCGGATCCCGTCCCACAGCTTTGAAGACTACAGCCAGTGCCAGGAGAAGCCCTTCGACGTGGACTGCGAGTCGCAGTCCATTCAGTTCGCAGATGCAGACGAGCCTTGCTAG
- the sema4d gene encoding semaphorin-4D isoform X2, translating to MNQYSLSDAMTDKGNFTVPKLPDSNMGFGVLGVFLGLLLEVSTHGPHAVPRTSWRHQDLDLMEFSEPGIFNYSTLLLSEERDALYVGAREAIFELSKKNVTVRNNKVEWTVEERPMRMCMLKGKSKERDCLNYIRVLQVLDNEQLYVCGTHAFQPKCDHLNLADFTLEGRAADGRGKCSFDPSQSFTTVMVDGELYSGTAYNFLGSEPIISRYSPYQSLLRTEYSTSWLNEPSFVFADVIREGRNQADGEDDKIYYFFTEVSVEYEFFGKLLIPRVARVCKGDLGGQRTLQKKWTSFLKAKLVCSMPELNFVFNVVHDVFILKGTEWKDTVIYGAFTSQWGNVGLSAVCAYNLSAVEDVFSKGKYMQKATVEQSHTKWVRYNGITPSPRPGACINNLMRQQNISSSLHLPDKTLQFVKDHPLLEDPVLPIGNGPRLITKDVNYTQIVVERVQALDKNIYDVIFTGTDKGVLHKSVVFDGEVHIVEEIQLLKDSEPIKNLLLSSETQSLYAGSDSGVVQAATAFCGKHPSCGDCVLARDPYCAWDPRAAACVSIRAASSQHLGRLIQSLKGDADKCPSVPNPPRKDYQRVTVIPGSSVELPCLAHSNLAQVTWKSNGSVLTEASRFHFLGESGLLIYSVAPEDQGHYECWSVEWAPAAGKNFTRLLAGYVLTLDLPPVPPQRTGPVATTTQETSSAHAAEASSPVDTSSSSSSSSSSAKPHSVGAREAEVRLLPPLLKDQAWGVHAHEAFMLFCLALGPSDVHIHWLINGHSLDTPIMEHRQRLGPKEVLVSSWLREGPLIKDAQYHCVAEASAGNDMSEVDLRLAVGDEESIPARDLNQWRGALTEHEQLLKRWEEAWESCEGHQTV from the exons aggaaACTTCACGGTGCCGAAGTTGCCGGACTCCAATATGGGATTTGGAGTTCTTGGAGTTTTTCTGGGACTGCTCCTAGAGGTGTCTACTCACGGACCCCACGCTGTGCCTCGAACCTCGTGGCGACACCAAG ACTTGGATCTGATGGAGTTTTCGGAGCCCGGGATCTTCAACTactccacgctgctgctgagtgaGGAGAGGGACGCGCTGTACGTGGGTGCGAGGGAGGCCATCTTTGAGCTCAGCAAGAAGAACGTGACCGTGAGAAACAACAAG GTTGAGTGGACTGTCGAAGAGCGACCTATGAGGATGTGCATGCTCAAAGGGAAATCAAAAGAG AGGGACTGCCTGAACTACATTCGAGTCCTGCAAGTTCTGGACAACGAGCAGCTGTACGTCTGCGGCACCCACGCCTTTCAGCCCAAGTGCGACCACTTG AACCTCGCTGACTTCACGCTGGAGGGTCGAGCGGCGGACGGCCGCGGAAAGTGCTCCTTTGACCCGTCCCAGAGCTTCACCACCGTCATGGTTG ATGGAGAGCTGTACTCGGGGACGGCGTATAACTTCTTGGGCAGTGAACCGATCATTTCCAGATACTCCCCGTACCAGTCGCTGCTCAGGACCGAGTACTCAACATCGTGGCTCAACG AGCCCAGTTTCGTTTTCGCCGACGTGATCAGAGAAGGGAGGAACCAAGCAGACGGCGAGGACGACAAAATCTACTATTTCTTCACCGAGGTGTCGGTGGAGTACGAGTTCTTTGGCAAGCTGCTCATCCCCAGGGTGGCGCGCGTCTGTAAG GGCGACCTTGGTGGACAGCGCACGCTGCAGAAGAAATGGACGTCCTTCCTGAAAGCGAAGCTGGTTTGCTCCATGCCTGAGCTCAACTTCGTCTTCAACGTGGTGCACGACGTCTTCATCCTGAAAGGCACCGAGTGGAAAGACACGGTCATCTACGGCGCCTTCACCTCCCAGTG GGGGAACGTGGGCTTGTCGGCGGTGTGCGCCTACAACCTGAGCGCGGTGGAGGACGTCTTCTCCAAAGGCAAGTACATGCAGAAGGCCACGGTGGAGCAGTCGCACACCAAGTGGGTGCGCTACAACGGCATCACTCCGTCTCCGCGCCCTGGAGCA TGTATTAACAACCTGATGCGgcagcagaacatcagcagCTCGCTCCACCTGCCGGACAAGACCCTGCAGTTTGTGAAGGACCACCCCCTGCTGGAGGATCCCGTGCTGCCCATCGGCAACGGGCCTCGCCTCATCACCAAAGACGTCAACTACACTCAGATTGTCGTGGAGAGGGTCCAAGCCCTGGATAAGAACATTTACGATGTCATCTTCACCGGAACAG ATAAAGGAGTCCTACACAAGTCTGTGGTGTTTGACGGAGAAGTTCATATTGTGGAGGAGATCCAGCTGCTGAAGGATTCTGAGCCCATCAAGAACCTGCTCCTGTCCTCCGAG acgCAGTCCCTGTACGCCGGCTCGGACTCGGGCGTCGTGCAGGCAGCCACGGCTTTCTGCGGGAAGCATCCGTCCTGTGGCGACTGCGTTCTGGCTCGAGACCCCTACTGCGCCTGGGACCCCCGCGCCGCAGCCTGTGTGTCTATACGTGCAGCCTCCAGCCAGCATCTGGG gagACTAATCCAGAGTCTTAAAGGTGATGCAGACAAGTGTCCCTCAG TACCAAACCCGCCTCGAAAGGACTACCAGCGTGTGACGGTGATACCGGGGAGCTCCGTTGAGCTGCCGTGCCTCGCGCACTCCAACCTAGCGCAGGTCACGTGGAAGTCCAACGGCTCCGTTCTCACCGAAGCCTCTCGCTTCCACTTCTTAGGCGAAAGCGGCCTCCTCATTTACAGCGTGGCCCCCGAGGATCAAGGCCACTACGAGTGCTGGTCAGTGGAGTGGGCCCCCGCTGCCGGCAAGAACTTCACCCGCCTCCTGGCTGGGTACGTTCTGACTCTGGATCTGCCTCCCGTGCCCCCACAGCGGACGGGCCCCGTCGCCACCACCACCCAGGAGACCTCGAGCGCGCACGCTGCTGAAG cctcctctcctgtcgacacttcctcttcttcctcctcctcctcctcctcagccaagCCCCACAGTGTGGGTGCACGGGAGGCAGAGGTGAGACTGCTGCCTCCCCTGCTAAAGGACCAGGCTTGGGGGGTTCATGCCCACGAGGCATTCATGCTCTTCTGCCTCGCCCTGG GTCCCAGTGATGTCCATATTCACTGGCTAATAAACGGCCACAGCCTGGACACGCCCATAATGGAGCACCGCCAGCGCCTGGGTCCGAAAGAGGTGCTGGTGAGCAGCTGGCTCCGAGAGGGGCCGCTGATCAAGGACGCACAATACCACTGCGTCGCCGAGGCCAGCGCAGGCAATGACATGTCGGAGGTCGACCTCCGCCTCGCTGTTGGAG ATGAAGAGAGCATTCCAGCCAGAGATTTGAACCAGTGGAGAGGTGCACTCACAGAGcacgagcagctgctgaaaagaTGGGAGGAGGCCTGG GAAAGCTGTGAAGGCCACCAAACTGTGTGA
- the shc3 gene encoding SHC-transforming protein 3 isoform X1, whose protein sequence is MLHRTKYNRFRNESVTSVDELLHGLSMNPKVSASPHSAAETSYAAPTEVQSSSTTGSSTPTSHGSEHLEDGGTTLCTLINKVSGLKFSNSGSLLGIKGLPSAVKDLAVSKLQGGGGSGSGSAGSPSPGAAAAAAAASGVGGSLCSLASHSAPCSQLEPAGNMSKKSRLDEPQPGGDAWNPGGSGGLVNKPPRGWLHSNEKISGPGVTYIVKYLGCIEVLRSMRSLDFTTRSQITREAISLVCEAVPGTKGALRKRKSKDVLHLRVCPPQPPSKALSSILGKSNLQFAGMSINLNISTSSLNLMTPDCKQIIANHHMQSISFASGGDPDTTDYVAYVAKDPVNRRACHILECSDGLAQDVISTIGQAFDLRFQQYLQCPSTKMPSTHDRVLNMEELPWTEEEEESAEHPYYNNIPGKMPPPGGFIDTRLTNQNAAPDGCQVGSGSVDQTYYQGRHCGDNWGDERKAIFIQQGSFDISTLPEMKGQASKTAELPTYVNTQQIDAQVLAALQAEADHVTKDMAAAAKDSPPKDLFDMKPFEDAIHSQSHPLAKGQAHVSSLHKAASVDSSSPLLVRSLALRAQEELEGQAWYHGKMSRRDAEKLLKDDGNFLVRKSTTNPGSYVLTGMHNGLAKHLLLVDPEGTVRTKDHIFDSISHLIGHYRDNNLPIVSAGSELCLLQPVGRKQ, encoded by the exons ATGCTTCACCGTACCAAATACAACCGCTTCAGGAATGAGTCAGTGACATCCGTCGATGAGCTTCTCCACGGCCTGTCCATGAACCCCAAGGTCTCGGCCTCCCCGCATTCTGCAGCCGAGACGTCATACGCGGCCCCGACTGAGGTCCAGTCCTCCTCGACCACCGGTTCCAGCACCCCAACCAGCCACGGCTCCGAGCACCTCGAAGATGGAGGCACCACCCTCTGCACCCTCATCAACAAGGTGTCCGGCCTGAAATTCAGCAACTCGGGCAGCTTGCTGGGCATCAAGGGTCTGCCCTCGGCCGTCAAGGACCTGGCTGTGTCAAAGCTGCAGGGGGGCGGGGGCTCGGGCTCGGGCAGCGCCGGCAGCCCCAGCcccggcgcggcggcggcggcagcggccgcCTCCGGCGTGGGCGGCTCTCTGTGCAGCCTGGCCTCTCACTCGGCGCCCTGCTCGCAGCTGGAGCCGGCCGGCAACATGAGCAAGAAGAGCCGCCTGGACGAGCCGCAGCCCGGCGGAGACGCCTGGAATCCAGGCGGCAGCGGCGGACTGGTGAACAAACCCCCCAGAGGATGGCTGCACTCCAATGAGAAGATCTCTGGCCCGGGAGTCACATACATCGTGAAG TATCTGGGTTGTATAGAAGTCCTTCGCTCCATGAGATCCCTGGATTTCACCACAAGGTCACAAATAACGAG AGAAGCCATCAGCCTGGTGTGTGAGGCTGTTCCAGGGACCAAGGGAGCTCTGCGAAAGAGAAAG TCGAAAGACGTGTTACATCTGCGTGTGTGCCCGCCTCAGCCACCGTCCAAAGCGCTGTCCAGTATCCTCGGCAAGAGCAACCTGCAGTTCGCTGGCATGTCCATCAACCTGAATATCTCCACGAGCAGCCTCAACCTGATGACGCCCGACTGCAAGCAG ATCATAGCCAACCATCATATGCAGTCCATCTCCTTCGCATCAGGTGGAGACCCG GATACGACCGATTATGTTGCCTACGTAGCAAAGGACCCTGTGAACAGAAGAG CATGTCACATCCTGGAGTGCTCCGATGGTCTGGCCCAGGACGTCATCAGTACCATAGGCCAGGCCTTCGACCTCCGCTTCCAGCAGTACCTGCAGTGTCCCTCCACTAAGATGCCATCTACACATGACAG GGTGTTAAACATGGAGGAGCTGCcgtggacagaggaggaggaggagtcagcagAGCATCCCTACTATAACAACATCCCTGGCAAGATGCCGCCTCCCGGAGGCTTCATCGACACGCGGCTGACCAATCAGAATGCAGCACCTGATGGATGCCAG GTCGGGTCGGGCTCAGTAGATCAGACGTATTACCAAGGACGCCACTGTGGAGACAACTGGGGGGATGAAAGAAAGGCCATATTCATACAACAGG GGTCGTTTGATATCAGCACTCTGCCTGAGATGAAAGGTCAGGCGTCAAAAACCGCGGAGCTGCCCACGTACGTGAACACGCAGCAGATTGACGCCCAGGTGCTGGCGGCGCTTCAGGCAGAGGCAGATCATGTGACTAAAGACATGGCGGCTGCAGCCAAAGACAGTCCACCGAAGGACCTGTTTGACATGA AGCCCTTTGAGGACGCCATCCATTCCCAGTCCCATCCGCTGGCCAAAGGACAAGCCCACGTGTCGAGTCTCCACAAGGCGGCGTCTGTGGACAGCTCCAGCCCCCTCCTCGTGCGCTCGCTGGCCCTCCGggcccaggaggagctggagggccAGGCGTGGTACCACGGCAAAATGAGCCGGCGCGACgctgagaagctgctgaaggACGACGGGAACTTCTTGGTGCGCAAGAGCACCACCAACCCAGGGTCCTACGTTCTGACGGGCATGCACAACGGGCTTGCCAAACACTTACTGCTGGTGGATCCCGAGGGCACG GTACGGACGAAGGACCATATATTTGACAGCATCAGCCACCTCATTGGCCATTACCGTGACAACAATCTGCCAATTGTGTCCGCCGGGAGTGAACTGTGTCTCCTGCAGCCAGTTGGGAGAAAACAGTGA
- the shc3 gene encoding SHC-transforming protein 3 isoform X2 codes for MLHRTKYNRFRNESVTSVDELLHGLSMNPKVSASPHSAAETSYAAPTEVQSSSTTGSSTPTSHGSEHLEDGGTTLCTLINKVSGLKFSNSGSLLGIKGLPSAVKDLAVSKLQGGGGSGSGSAGSPSPGAAAAAAAASGVGGSLCSLASHSAPCSQLEPAGNMSKKSRLDEPQPGGDAWNPGGSGGLVNKPPRGWLHSNEKISGPGVTYIVKYLGCIEVLRSMRSLDFTTRSQITREAISLVCEAVPGTKGALRKRKPPSKALSSILGKSNLQFAGMSINLNISTSSLNLMTPDCKQIIANHHMQSISFASGGDPDTTDYVAYVAKDPVNRRACHILECSDGLAQDVISTIGQAFDLRFQQYLQCPSTKMPSTHDRVLNMEELPWTEEEEESAEHPYYNNIPGKMPPPGGFIDTRLTNQNAAPDGCQVGSGSVDQTYYQGRHCGDNWGDERKAIFIQQGSFDISTLPEMKGQASKTAELPTYVNTQQIDAQVLAALQAEADHVTKDMAAAAKDSPPKDLFDMKPFEDAIHSQSHPLAKGQAHVSSLHKAASVDSSSPLLVRSLALRAQEELEGQAWYHGKMSRRDAEKLLKDDGNFLVRKSTTNPGSYVLTGMHNGLAKHLLLVDPEGTVRTKDHIFDSISHLIGHYRDNNLPIVSAGSELCLLQPVGRKQ; via the exons ATGCTTCACCGTACCAAATACAACCGCTTCAGGAATGAGTCAGTGACATCCGTCGATGAGCTTCTCCACGGCCTGTCCATGAACCCCAAGGTCTCGGCCTCCCCGCATTCTGCAGCCGAGACGTCATACGCGGCCCCGACTGAGGTCCAGTCCTCCTCGACCACCGGTTCCAGCACCCCAACCAGCCACGGCTCCGAGCACCTCGAAGATGGAGGCACCACCCTCTGCACCCTCATCAACAAGGTGTCCGGCCTGAAATTCAGCAACTCGGGCAGCTTGCTGGGCATCAAGGGTCTGCCCTCGGCCGTCAAGGACCTGGCTGTGTCAAAGCTGCAGGGGGGCGGGGGCTCGGGCTCGGGCAGCGCCGGCAGCCCCAGCcccggcgcggcggcggcggcagcggccgcCTCCGGCGTGGGCGGCTCTCTGTGCAGCCTGGCCTCTCACTCGGCGCCCTGCTCGCAGCTGGAGCCGGCCGGCAACATGAGCAAGAAGAGCCGCCTGGACGAGCCGCAGCCCGGCGGAGACGCCTGGAATCCAGGCGGCAGCGGCGGACTGGTGAACAAACCCCCCAGAGGATGGCTGCACTCCAATGAGAAGATCTCTGGCCCGGGAGTCACATACATCGTGAAG TATCTGGGTTGTATAGAAGTCCTTCGCTCCATGAGATCCCTGGATTTCACCACAAGGTCACAAATAACGAG AGAAGCCATCAGCCTGGTGTGTGAGGCTGTTCCAGGGACCAAGGGAGCTCTGCGAAAGAGAAAG CCACCGTCCAAAGCGCTGTCCAGTATCCTCGGCAAGAGCAACCTGCAGTTCGCTGGCATGTCCATCAACCTGAATATCTCCACGAGCAGCCTCAACCTGATGACGCCCGACTGCAAGCAG ATCATAGCCAACCATCATATGCAGTCCATCTCCTTCGCATCAGGTGGAGACCCG GATACGACCGATTATGTTGCCTACGTAGCAAAGGACCCTGTGAACAGAAGAG CATGTCACATCCTGGAGTGCTCCGATGGTCTGGCCCAGGACGTCATCAGTACCATAGGCCAGGCCTTCGACCTCCGCTTCCAGCAGTACCTGCAGTGTCCCTCCACTAAGATGCCATCTACACATGACAG GGTGTTAAACATGGAGGAGCTGCcgtggacagaggaggaggaggagtcagcagAGCATCCCTACTATAACAACATCCCTGGCAAGATGCCGCCTCCCGGAGGCTTCATCGACACGCGGCTGACCAATCAGAATGCAGCACCTGATGGATGCCAG GTCGGGTCGGGCTCAGTAGATCAGACGTATTACCAAGGACGCCACTGTGGAGACAACTGGGGGGATGAAAGAAAGGCCATATTCATACAACAGG GGTCGTTTGATATCAGCACTCTGCCTGAGATGAAAGGTCAGGCGTCAAAAACCGCGGAGCTGCCCACGTACGTGAACACGCAGCAGATTGACGCCCAGGTGCTGGCGGCGCTTCAGGCAGAGGCAGATCATGTGACTAAAGACATGGCGGCTGCAGCCAAAGACAGTCCACCGAAGGACCTGTTTGACATGA AGCCCTTTGAGGACGCCATCCATTCCCAGTCCCATCCGCTGGCCAAAGGACAAGCCCACGTGTCGAGTCTCCACAAGGCGGCGTCTGTGGACAGCTCCAGCCCCCTCCTCGTGCGCTCGCTGGCCCTCCGggcccaggaggagctggagggccAGGCGTGGTACCACGGCAAAATGAGCCGGCGCGACgctgagaagctgctgaaggACGACGGGAACTTCTTGGTGCGCAAGAGCACCACCAACCCAGGGTCCTACGTTCTGACGGGCATGCACAACGGGCTTGCCAAACACTTACTGCTGGTGGATCCCGAGGGCACG GTACGGACGAAGGACCATATATTTGACAGCATCAGCCACCTCATTGGCCATTACCGTGACAACAATCTGCCAATTGTGTCCGCCGGGAGTGAACTGTGTCTCCTGCAGCCAGTTGGGAGAAAACAGTGA